The following proteins are co-located in the Syngnathus scovelli strain Florida chromosome 21, RoL_Ssco_1.2, whole genome shotgun sequence genome:
- the LOC125990911 gene encoding synembryn-A isoform X1 — translation MPVDVEEIIRCIRHGDVSLAHTQLQKFNTEYAQCFFFDAEERDRRKQRKLEEFRKNKVRESTDSDSDSNENDPADRGVLLRQGLAVVLVRFIRAGIPCYLLQVTLRTLRILSRDKRILGPLVTDNALLTLAKAAGLNSPEANDDEPDDVPDSDFYDNIIASLAQEVQTPSCCGDDDSDDDPDRECSSTLEDDAKLDLCSDLDGINQPSSHRGSIHHKELEQGRKDRRESKMENADEEDDGVSGEELKRKEALKVLCNLVYNSTWAQERFSTLRLICGLRERLSSSVSCPAPSSVQFYELRLTFLVTALRPELSAQLQQEGGVSILSAALEGCLGAQWKEQYECALDPAAPAISPEASQRIIEILKILFNVTHRSHRQAPTEDDAALFRHLVAILRLCLMRKCVMPEDTDELQGHTVNLLSALPLQCLDVLLMVPLQPDSEQCHGLNMDCVQILLLFMERRLESGDKVKEKLTPILNLLTESCRAHKETRHYIRKYVLPPLRDVSQRPEEGCTVKSRLIRLMTHLDTDLKHCAADLIFVLCKENVRRFVKYTGYGNAAGLLATRGLLGGPTSRHSCSDTTYSSDSDSDTEEYRQVKDRVNPVTGRVEAEQPDPMEGMTEDEKEEEAKRLIRMFNKLSRDNIIQPMGVDADGKLVPMAGLREDSLTEESASDTDEVEKNQ, via the exons ATGCCGGTGGACGTGGAGGAGATTATCCGCTGCATCAGGCACGGGGACGTGAGCCTCGCTCATACCCAGCTGCAGAAATTCAACACGGAG TACGCCCAGTGCTTCTTCTTCGACGCAGAGGAGAGGGACAGGAGGAAA CAAAGAAAACTGGAAGAG TTCAGGAAGAATAAAGTGAGAGAGAGTACCGATTCGGACTCTGACTCCAATGAGAATGACCCGGCAGACAGAGGTGTCCTTCTCCGACAG GGTTTGGCCGTGGTGCTGGTGAGGTTCATAAGAGCAGGAATCCCGTGTTACCTGCTGCAAGTCACTCTGCGAACGCTGAGGATCCTCTCTCGAGATAAGAGGATCCTGGGCCCCTTGGTGACTGACAACGCTCTCCTCACTCTGGCCAAAGCGGCCGGGCTGAACTCCCCTGAAGCAAACGACGACGAGCCCGACGACGTGCCTGACTCTGATTTCTACGACAACATCATAGCATCCCTCGCCCAGGAGGTCCAAACGCCTTCCTGTTGCGGGGACGACGACAGCGATGACGATCCGGACCGAGAGTGCTCGTCGACCTTGGAAGACGACGCTAAGCTAGACCTCTGCAGCGATCTGGATGGCATCAACCAGCCCAGCAGCCACAGAGGCAGCATCCATCACAAGGAGCTGGAGCAAGGGCGGAAGGACCGACGGGAGAGCAAAATGGAGAACGCGGATGAGGAGGACGACGGCGTGTCGGGAGAGGAGCTGAAGAGGAAGGAGGCTTTGAAGGTGTTGTGTAATTTGGTGTACAACAGTACGTGGGCACAGGAAAGGTTCAGCACTCTCAG GTTGATATGCGGCCTCAGAGAGCGTCTCTCCTCCAGCGTCAGTTGCCCGGCTCCCTCCAGTGTTCAGTTCTACGAATTGCGACTCACCTTCCTTGTTACTGCACTGCGACCAGAGCTCAGCGCTCAGCTTCAACAG GAGGGAGGGGTCTCAATCCTCTCAGCAGCTCTGGAGGGCTGCCTGGGGGCGCAGTGGAAGGAGCAGTACGAGTGCGCGCTGGACCCGGCGGCGCCAGCCATTTCTCCGGAGGCTTCTCAGCGCATCATCGAGATcctgaaaatccttttcaacgtcACGCACAGATCCCACAGGCAGGCGCCCACAGAG GATGATGCAGCTCTCTTCCGCCATCTCGTGGCGATCTTGCGTCTCTGCTTGATGCGGAAGTGCGTGATGCCTGAGGACACAGATGAACTGCAAGG TCACACAGTCAACCTGTTGTCGGCGCTGCCCCTCCAGTGTCTTGATGTTCTCCTGATGGTGCCGCTTCAGCCTGACTCGGAGCAGTGCCACGGCCTCAACATGGATTGCGTCCAAATCCTGCTGCTGTTTATGGAGAGGCGTCTCGAATCG GGCGATAAAGTCAAAGAGAAACTGACGCCAATCCTCAATCTGCTGACAGAGAGCTGCCGGGCACACAAAGAAACGCGCCACTACATCAGGAAATAT GTTCTGCCTCCCCTGAGAGATGTTTCTCAAAGGCCGGAAGAAGGCTGCACTGTGAAGAGCCGCCTGATCCGTCTCATGACTCACCTGGATACGGACCTCAAACATTGTGCCGCTGACCTCATTTTTGTCCTCTGCAAGGAAAATG TCAGGCGTTTTGTCAAGTATACAGGCTACGGCAACGCGGCAGGCCTTCTGGCCACCAGGGGCCTTTTGGGTGGCCCGACATCCCGACACTCGTGCAGCGACACCACCTACTCCAGCGACTCGGACTCAGACACCGAGGAATACCGTCAAGTTAAAGACCGAGTCAACCCGGTGACGGGGCGAGTGGAGGCGGAGCAGCCCGACCCCATGGAGGGCATGACGGAAGacgagaaggaggaagaggccAAGAGGCTGATTAGAATGTTCAACAAGCTGTCCAG GGATAACATCATTCAGCCAATGGGAGTGGACGCTGATGGGAAGCTGGTCCCCATGGCAGGACTGCGGGAGGACAGCCTCACCGAAGAATCGGCCTCAGATACAGATGAAGTTGAGAAGAATCAATGA
- the LOC125990911 gene encoding synembryn-A isoform X2, with product MPVDVEEIIRCIRHGDVSLAHTQLQKFNTEYAQCFFFDAEERDRRKFRKNKVRESTDSDSDSNENDPADRGVLLRQGLAVVLVRFIRAGIPCYLLQVTLRTLRILSRDKRILGPLVTDNALLTLAKAAGLNSPEANDDEPDDVPDSDFYDNIIASLAQEVQTPSCCGDDDSDDDPDRECSSTLEDDAKLDLCSDLDGINQPSSHRGSIHHKELEQGRKDRRESKMENADEEDDGVSGEELKRKEALKVLCNLVYNSTWAQERFSTLRLICGLRERLSSSVSCPAPSSVQFYELRLTFLVTALRPELSAQLQQEGGVSILSAALEGCLGAQWKEQYECALDPAAPAISPEASQRIIEILKILFNVTHRSHRQAPTEDDAALFRHLVAILRLCLMRKCVMPEDTDELQGHTVNLLSALPLQCLDVLLMVPLQPDSEQCHGLNMDCVQILLLFMERRLESGDKVKEKLTPILNLLTESCRAHKETRHYIRKYVLPPLRDVSQRPEEGCTVKSRLIRLMTHLDTDLKHCAADLIFVLCKENVRRFVKYTGYGNAAGLLATRGLLGGPTSRHSCSDTTYSSDSDSDTEEYRQVKDRVNPVTGRVEAEQPDPMEGMTEDEKEEEAKRLIRMFNKLSRDNIIQPMGVDADGKLVPMAGLREDSLTEESASDTDEVEKNQ from the exons ATGCCGGTGGACGTGGAGGAGATTATCCGCTGCATCAGGCACGGGGACGTGAGCCTCGCTCATACCCAGCTGCAGAAATTCAACACGGAG TACGCCCAGTGCTTCTTCTTCGACGCAGAGGAGAGGGACAGGAGGAAA TTCAGGAAGAATAAAGTGAGAGAGAGTACCGATTCGGACTCTGACTCCAATGAGAATGACCCGGCAGACAGAGGTGTCCTTCTCCGACAG GGTTTGGCCGTGGTGCTGGTGAGGTTCATAAGAGCAGGAATCCCGTGTTACCTGCTGCAAGTCACTCTGCGAACGCTGAGGATCCTCTCTCGAGATAAGAGGATCCTGGGCCCCTTGGTGACTGACAACGCTCTCCTCACTCTGGCCAAAGCGGCCGGGCTGAACTCCCCTGAAGCAAACGACGACGAGCCCGACGACGTGCCTGACTCTGATTTCTACGACAACATCATAGCATCCCTCGCCCAGGAGGTCCAAACGCCTTCCTGTTGCGGGGACGACGACAGCGATGACGATCCGGACCGAGAGTGCTCGTCGACCTTGGAAGACGACGCTAAGCTAGACCTCTGCAGCGATCTGGATGGCATCAACCAGCCCAGCAGCCACAGAGGCAGCATCCATCACAAGGAGCTGGAGCAAGGGCGGAAGGACCGACGGGAGAGCAAAATGGAGAACGCGGATGAGGAGGACGACGGCGTGTCGGGAGAGGAGCTGAAGAGGAAGGAGGCTTTGAAGGTGTTGTGTAATTTGGTGTACAACAGTACGTGGGCACAGGAAAGGTTCAGCACTCTCAG GTTGATATGCGGCCTCAGAGAGCGTCTCTCCTCCAGCGTCAGTTGCCCGGCTCCCTCCAGTGTTCAGTTCTACGAATTGCGACTCACCTTCCTTGTTACTGCACTGCGACCAGAGCTCAGCGCTCAGCTTCAACAG GAGGGAGGGGTCTCAATCCTCTCAGCAGCTCTGGAGGGCTGCCTGGGGGCGCAGTGGAAGGAGCAGTACGAGTGCGCGCTGGACCCGGCGGCGCCAGCCATTTCTCCGGAGGCTTCTCAGCGCATCATCGAGATcctgaaaatccttttcaacgtcACGCACAGATCCCACAGGCAGGCGCCCACAGAG GATGATGCAGCTCTCTTCCGCCATCTCGTGGCGATCTTGCGTCTCTGCTTGATGCGGAAGTGCGTGATGCCTGAGGACACAGATGAACTGCAAGG TCACACAGTCAACCTGTTGTCGGCGCTGCCCCTCCAGTGTCTTGATGTTCTCCTGATGGTGCCGCTTCAGCCTGACTCGGAGCAGTGCCACGGCCTCAACATGGATTGCGTCCAAATCCTGCTGCTGTTTATGGAGAGGCGTCTCGAATCG GGCGATAAAGTCAAAGAGAAACTGACGCCAATCCTCAATCTGCTGACAGAGAGCTGCCGGGCACACAAAGAAACGCGCCACTACATCAGGAAATAT GTTCTGCCTCCCCTGAGAGATGTTTCTCAAAGGCCGGAAGAAGGCTGCACTGTGAAGAGCCGCCTGATCCGTCTCATGACTCACCTGGATACGGACCTCAAACATTGTGCCGCTGACCTCATTTTTGTCCTCTGCAAGGAAAATG TCAGGCGTTTTGTCAAGTATACAGGCTACGGCAACGCGGCAGGCCTTCTGGCCACCAGGGGCCTTTTGGGTGGCCCGACATCCCGACACTCGTGCAGCGACACCACCTACTCCAGCGACTCGGACTCAGACACCGAGGAATACCGTCAAGTTAAAGACCGAGTCAACCCGGTGACGGGGCGAGTGGAGGCGGAGCAGCCCGACCCCATGGAGGGCATGACGGAAGacgagaaggaggaagaggccAAGAGGCTGATTAGAATGTTCAACAAGCTGTCCAG GGATAACATCATTCAGCCAATGGGAGTGGACGCTGATGGGAAGCTGGTCCCCATGGCAGGACTGCGGGAGGACAGCCTCACCGAAGAATCGGCCTCAGATACAGATGAAGTTGAGAAGAATCAATGA
- the irf3 gene encoding interferon regulatory factor 3 produces MAHPKPLLIEWLRDQINSGSYPGVCWTNQQHTEFCIPWKHALRQDSSESDVLIFKNWAKVSGKGNINGDSSVWKRNFRSALRAKGFELILDNKNDTSNPHKVYRWPNQSTSEDMFSAASPSQHEPDHRESPPIQTYVLSFTDENLCHPIQESTPHEDILQRCLTGLNIGPQAAYEFPPEQQEFQRQPVIGSGALPWQQLYPVGVEDAVSEAGFPGQPAHPMEGAVDEAFEGQLAKQFLDDVNKTKDGDHLKTGFRIIVHYRGKKVLEEPVANEAGFRLVYRPEQAVPVLDHESGLTLVSLPRPVNIKDQTQAKLTQCILDKLGGGLDIGVSGDVVYGQRRGESKAFWSFSEFDQSGVPREISKLQPDPLYPFKDFLRGILDFISIEGTPCASCSLFLCLGEKWPDPQKGPLSKKLITVEVVLTSLELLKNMAVEGGASSLKSVDLQMSLEEMILG; encoded by the exons ATGGCTCATCCCAAACCTCTGCTCATCGAGTGGCTTCGGGATCAGATTAACAGCGGCAGTTATCCTGGCGTCTGCTGGACCAACCAGCAGCATACTGAATTTTGCATCCCTTGGAAGCACGCTTTGAGACAAGACTCTTCTGAGAGTGATGTTCTCATCTTCAAG AACTGGGCCAAAGTGAGCGGCAAAGGGAACATCAACGGAGATTCCTCAGTGTGGAAGAGAAACTTCCGCTCCGCGCTGCGAGCCAAAGGGTTCGAATTGATCTTGGACAACAAGAATGACACCTCAAACCCTCACAAGGTGTATCGCTGGCCGAATCAGTCGACTTCAGAAG acaTGTTTTCCGCTGCATCACCCAGCCAACATGAGCCGGATCACCGTGAAAgtcctcccatccaa ACCTACGTTCTCTCATTCACGGATGAGAATCTCTGTCATCCAATCCAAG AATCCACCCCCCATGAGGACATTCTGCAAAGATGTCTCACGGGTCTCAACATTGGGCCTCAAGCAG CCTATGAGTTTCCTCCCGAGCAACAGGAGTTCCAGCGTCAGCCTGTGATTGGCAGCGGTGCGTTGCCGTGGCAACAGTTGTATCCAGTAGGGGTAGAGGATGCGGTCAGCGAAGCTGGTTTCCCCGGGCAACCGGCGCATCCGATGGAGGGAGCTGTGGACGAGGCGTTCGAGGGCCAATTAGCAAAGCAGTTTTTAGATGATGTTAATAAAACCAAGGATGGAGATCATCTCA AGACCGGATTCCGGATAATTGTGCACTACAGAGGGAAGAAGGTGTTGGAGGAGCCGGTTGCCAACGAAGCTGGATTCCGCTTAGTTTACAG GCCCGAACAGGCGGTGCCGGTGTTGGACCACGAATCGGGCCTGACTCTGGTCTCCTTGCCGAGACCGGTCAACATCAAGGATCAAACCCAAGCCAAGCTGACACAGTGCATCCTGGACAAGCTGGGCGGGGGCTTGGACATTGGCGTGTCGGGCGACGTCGTTTACGGCCAGAGACGAGGTGAAAGCAAAGCCTTTTGGAGCTTCTCAGAGTTTGACCAGAGTGGAGTCCCACGGGAAATTTCCAAACTGCAGCCGGACCCGCTTTACCCGTTCAAGGACTTTCTCCGTG GAATCCTGGACTTCATATCAATTGAAGGTACACCATGTGCATCCTGCTCTCTTTTCCTGTGCTTGGGTGAGAAATGGCCTGACCCACAAAAGGGTCCTTTGTCCAAGAAACTCATCACAGTGGAG GTGGTGCTCACATCTTTGGAGCTCTTGAAGAACATGGCGGTGGAGGGCGGCGCGTCCTCTTTGAAATCCGTCGACCTGCAAATGTCGCTGGAAGAGATGATCCTAGGCTGA